Part of the Streptomyces antimycoticus genome, CGCCCCACGAGCGCCGCGCGCACCACGAAAGGGCCTATCTCATGATCGCGTTCGTCTCCGGTCCGGTGGCGGCCGTCGCCCCGGACACCGCCGTGATCGAGGTCGGCGGTATCGGGATGGCGCTCCAGTGCACCCCCGCCACCCTGGCCGGGCTGCGCGTCGGCCAGCAGGCCCGGCTGGCCACCTCCCTCGTCGTCCGTGAGGACTCGCTGACCCTCTACGGCTTCGCCGACGACGACGAGCGCCAGGTCTTCGAGCTGCTCCAGACCGCCAGCGGGGTCGGCCCCCGGCTGGCCCAGGCCATGCTGGCGGTGCACTCCCCGGACGCGCTGCGGCTCGCGGTGTCCACCGGGGACGAGAAGGCGCTCACCGCCGTCCCCGGCATCGGCAAGAAGGGGGCGCAGCGGCTGCTGCTGGAGCTCAAGGACCGGCTCGGCGAGCCGCTCGGCTCCGCCGTGCCCGGCGCCCGCTCCGCGGCCGCCCCCGGCTGGAGCGACCAGCTGCACACCGCGCTGGTCGGCCTCGGCTACGCCACCCGGGAGGCCGACGAGGCGGTGGCCGCCGTCACCCCGCAGGCCGAGGAGACGGTGGCCGCGGGCGGCAAGCCCCAGGTGGCTCAGCTGCTGCGGGCCGCCCTGCAGACCCTGAACCGCACACGGTGAGCCACCGCGGCCGCGGCAGGCCGCGACCGGCGGCACCACTCCAGACGACATCGCGAGGCGAAACGCAGTGAACTGGGACGAGACCCCATCGGCCACCGCCGACGACGCCCCGCCCGGCCCGGGCGGCAGGCTGGTGGGCGCCGACGCCGACGGCGACGACCAGGCGGTGGAGGCCGCGCTGCGCCCGAAGGACCTCGGGGAGTTCGTCGGGCAGGAGCGAGTGCGCGAGCAGCTGGATCTGGTGCTCAAGGCGGCCCGGCAGCGCGGCGGCACCGCCGACCATGTGCTGCTCTCCGGCGCGCCCGGACTGGGCAAGACCACCCTCTCCATGATCATCGCCGCCGAGATGGCCGCCCCGATCCGGATCACCTCCGGCCCCGCCATCCAGCACGCCGGCGATCTGGCCGCGATCCTCTCCTCCCTCGCCGAGGGCGAGGTGCTCTTCCTGGACGAGATCCACCGGATGTCCCGGCCCGCCGAGGAAATGCTGTACATGGCGATGGAGGACTTCCGCGTCGACGTCATCGTCGGCAAGGGGCCCGGCGCCACCGCCATCCCGCTGGAGCTGCCGCCGTTCACGCTGGTCGGGGCCACCACCCGGGCCGGGCTGCTGCCGCCCCCGCTGCGCGACCGCTTCGGCTTCACCGGCCATATGGAGTTCTACGCCCCGGCCGAGCTGGAGCGGGTCATCCACCGCTCCGCCGGGCTGCTCGATGTGACCATCGAGGCCGAGGGCGCCTGCGAGATCGCGGGCCGCTCCCGCGGCACCCCCCGGATCGCCAACCGGCTGCTGCGCCGGGTGCGGGACTACGCCCAGGTCAAGGCCGACGGCGTGATCACGCGCGAGATCGCCGCCAGCGCCCTCGCCGTGTACGACGTGGACGAGCGCGGCCTGGACCGGCTGGACCGGGCGGTGCTCAGCGCGCTGCTCAAGTTGTTCGGCGGCGGCCCGGTGGGCCTGTCGACCCTGGCGGTCGCGGTGGGGGAGGAGCGCGAGACGGTCGAGGAGGTCGCCGAGCCCTTCCTGGTCCGGGAGGGGCTGCTGGCCCGTACGCCCCGGGGGCGGATCGGCACCCCGGCGGCCTGGGCCCATCTGGGGCTGACCCCGCCGCCGCAGACCGCCGGCGGCGGCCAGGCGGGGCTCTTCGAGGCATGACGGGCCATCCCGAGGCATAAGCGCGCGCTTACCCGGCATCATGGCGTAGAGGACCAATAATGGCGGGGTCTGGAACCCCGGTACCGCGCCGGGCGTTGTTCCATTGGCGTGGGCTCGCTTAGACTCCGCCGATGCCGTCCGTATGCCGTCCGCTCACCGTGCGGTATACCCACCCCCGTAGACCAGGCCGCTCCCGGCGGTCGTGTGAAGGAATTTCCGTCCCGTGAATATCGTGACTCTCCTGCCGTTCATCGTGCTTATCGGGGCCATGTTCCTGATGACGCGATCGGCCAAGAACAAGCAGCGCCAGGCCCAGCAGATGCGCAATGACATGCACCCGGGCACCGGCGTGCGGACCATTGGCGGCATGTACGCGACGGTCAAGGAGGTCCACGACGACACGGTCCTCCTCGAGGTGGCCCCCGGCGTGCACGCGATCTACGCGAAGAACGCGGTGGGAGCCGTCCTGGACGACGCCGAGTACAACCGCATCGTGCACGGCATCGACCCCGACGAGGACGCCGACGCCGCCGACACCCCTGTCGTTCCCGACGACGCCTCCTCGCTGACCGAGGCCGCCGACGCCGGTGATGGCGACTCCTCCGCCGACAAGGCCGACGCGGCCGACGAGGCGGACGAGAAGGCCGGGAAGACGGACGTCAAGAAGATCGACCTCGGCAAGGACGACGCCGCCGCGGCGAGCACCTCCGAGGACGAGAAGCGGGACGGCGGCACCGACGCGAAGTAAGTCCGACATCCGGGAAACCGCGGCGCGCCCCCGTTTGGTGCGCCGCGGTTCCCTGAACGGTCTAGGCTCCGGCGGGGGCTCGTCCCCACAAGACTTCGTGGCCGCTCCGCGCACACCCGATGCGGGGCGGTTGGACAGGGAGATACGAGAAGGTGGCAGCACCGAAGAAGGGCCGCAGGTCCTCCGGGTCACAGGGCAGGCCCGGGCGCGCCTTGGCCGTCATCCTGATCGCCATCGTGGCGCTGACCGGAGGCATGTTCGTCTCCGGTCACACCACGCCGCGACTGGGTATCGATCTCGCGGGCGGCACCAGCTTCACGCTGGAGGCCAAGAACCAACCGGGCAAGCCCAACGCGATCAACACGGACAACATGAACACCGCCGTGGGCATCATCGAGCGGCGGGTCAACGGTCTGGGTGTGTCCGAGGCCGAGGTCCAGACGCAGGGCGAGAAGCACATCATCGTGAACATCCCCAAGGGGACGAACGCGAAGCAGGCCCGGCAGCAGGTCGGCACCACCGCCCAGCTCTACTTCCGGCCGGTGACCACGACCACCAGCGGCCAGAAGACCCCCGAGCAGCCCAGCTCCACCCCCAGCCCGTCCGGCAGCGCCAGCGGCAAGGGCAATGACAAGGGCGACGACAAGGGCGGCAAGCCGTCCGGCGCACCCTCGGCCTCCTCGTCGGCTTCCTCGTCCTCCTCCGCCAGCCCCAGCACCCAGGGGCGGGTCCTCTCCGAGGGACTGAAGGCCGACAAGAAGCCCAGCGAGACCCCCTCGCCGTCGAACACGTCGAAGCCCGACCCGTCCAAGAGCCCCAAGGGCTCCACCAGCCAGGAGGACCTGGCCAAGCAGTTCGCGGCCCTGGACTGCACCAAGCCGGCCGCACGGGCCGCGGCCGCCGACAAGGCGGCCAACGCCAAGCCGAGCGACCCCGTGCTGGCCTGCAGCGAGAAGGGCGACGCCAAGTTCGTCCTCGGCCCCTCCGAGGTCGAGGGCACCGACGTGGACGACGCCTCCGCGGTCTTCGAGAGCCAGAACGGAGCGGGCTGGATCGTCCAGCTCGACTTCAACGGCAAGGGCTCCAAGAAGTTCGCCAAGACCACCGGCGAGCTCACCACCAAGCAGTCCCCGCAGAACCGCTTCGCGATCGTCCTGGACGGCGAGGTCGTCTCCGACCCCGAGGTCACCCAGGGCGCCATCACCGGCGGCCGGGCCACCATCTCCGGCGGCTTCACCCAGCAGAGCTCCGAGGACCTGGCCAACGTGCTGTCCTACGGTGCCCTCCCGCTGTCCTTCGACATCGCGGACGAGACCACCGTCTCCGCCGCGCTCGGCGGTGAGCAGCTGGACGCCGGTCTGGTCGCCGGTGCCATCGGCCTCGCGCTCGTCGTGATCTACCTGGTCGTCTACTACCGCGGTCTCGCCCTCGTGGCCATGGCCAGCCTCGGTGTCTCCGCGATCCTGACGTACACGATCATGGTGCTGCTCGGCCCGGGTATCGGCTTCGCGCTGAACCTGCCGGCGGTCTGCGGTGCGATCGTGGCCATCGGTATCACCGCGGACTCGTTCATCGTCTACTTCGAACGGATCCGCGACGAGATCCGGGAGGGCCGCTCGCTGCGCCCCGCCGTCGAGCGCGGCTGGCCGCGGGCCCGGCGCACCATCCTGGTGTCGGACTTCGTGTCGTTCCTGGCCGCCGCGGTGCTCTACATCGTCACCGTCGGCAAGGTGCAGGGCTTCGCCTTCACCCTGGGGCTCACCACGCTGCTCGACGTCGCCGTGGTGTTCCTCTTCACCAAGCCGCTGATGACGATCCTCGCCCGCCGCCCGTTCTTCGGGAACGGCCATTCGTGGTCCGGACTGGACCCCAAGCGCCTCGGGGTCACGCCGCCGCTGCGCCGTCGCCGTCCCGCCGCCCCCGGCCCCGCCGACACGAAGGAGGCGTGAGATGTCGCGACTCGGCACTCTCGGCGCCAGGCTCTACCGAGGCGAGGTCGGCTACGACTTCGTCGGCAAGCGGAAGATCTGGTACGGCATCTCGATACTGATCACCATCACGGCCATCGTGGGCCTGGCGGTGCGCGGCCTGAACATGGGCATCGAGTTCTCCGGCGGCGCGGTCTTCACCACCCCGAACACCAAGGTCTCGGCCTCCGACCTGCGCCAGACGGCGGAGGACGCGTCCGGCGGCCACACCGTCGTGGTCCAGGAGCTCGGCCGGGGCGGCCTGCGCATCCAGATCAGCGAGCTGGGCACCAAGGAAGCCCTGCCGGTCCAGGAGAACCTCGCCAAGGAGCTGGGCGTCGAGACCAGCAAGATCGACACTCAGCTCGTCGGCCCGAGCTGGGGCGAGCAGATCGCCAGCAAGGCATGGCAGGGTCTGGCGATCTTCATGGTGCTGGTGGTGATCTATCTCGCCATCGCCTTCGAGTGGCGGATGGCACTGGCCGCCCTGATCGCCCTGATCCACGACCTCACCATCACCGTCGGTGTCTACGCACTGGTCGGCTTCGAGGTCACCCCGGGCACCGTGATCGGTCTGCTGACGATCCTCGGTTATTCGCTCTACGACACCGTCGTGGTCTTCGACGGTCTCAAGGAAGCGTCGAAGGACCTCACCAAGCAGACCCGCTTCACCTACAGCGAAATCGCCAACCGCAGCCTCAACTCGACCCTGGTGCGGTCCATCAACACCACGATCGTGGCGCTGCTGCCGGTCGGCGCGCTGCTGTTCATCGGTGGCGGTCTGCTCGGCGCCGGCATGCTCAACGACATCTCCCTGGCGCTCTTCGTCGGCCTCGCCGCCGGTGCGTACTCCTCGATCTTCATCGCGACCCCGCTGGTCGCCGATCTGAAGGAGCGCGACCCGAAGATGAAGGCGCTCGCCAAGCGGGTCAAGGCCAAGCGCGCCGCGACCGCCAAGGCCGAGGCCGCCGACTCGGCGTCCGACGAGGAGGAGGCCCCCGACCTGGAGGACGCCGCAGCGGCCCCCGCCGGGGTCGTCGGCCAGCGCCGCCAGCCCGCCTCCCGTAACCGGGGGCGCGGCCGGCCGTCCGGCAAGCGGCGATGAGCGGGGGAGCCCGACGATGACCGAGACGACGAAGACCGCGGCGGGCAGCCCCGACGAATCCGGCGCGGCCGCCGCCGAGGAGCTGCGCACGCTGCTCCTCAGCCGGATCCAGGACGTGCCGGACTACCCCCAGCCGGGCGTGATGTTCAAGGACATCACCCCGCTGCTCGCCG contains:
- the secD gene encoding protein translocase subunit SecD, which translates into the protein MAAPKKGRRSSGSQGRPGRALAVILIAIVALTGGMFVSGHTTPRLGIDLAGGTSFTLEAKNQPGKPNAINTDNMNTAVGIIERRVNGLGVSEAEVQTQGEKHIIVNIPKGTNAKQARQQVGTTAQLYFRPVTTTTSGQKTPEQPSSTPSPSGSASGKGNDKGDDKGGKPSGAPSASSSASSSSSASPSTQGRVLSEGLKADKKPSETPSPSNTSKPDPSKSPKGSTSQEDLAKQFAALDCTKPAARAAAADKAANAKPSDPVLACSEKGDAKFVLGPSEVEGTDVDDASAVFESQNGAGWIVQLDFNGKGSKKFAKTTGELTTKQSPQNRFAIVLDGEVVSDPEVTQGAITGGRATISGGFTQQSSEDLANVLSYGALPLSFDIADETTVSAALGGEQLDAGLVAGAIGLALVVIYLVVYYRGLALVAMASLGVSAILTYTIMVLLGPGIGFALNLPAVCGAIVAIGITADSFIVYFERIRDEIREGRSLRPAVERGWPRARRTILVSDFVSFLAAAVLYIVTVGKVQGFAFTLGLTTLLDVAVVFLFTKPLMTILARRPFFGNGHSWSGLDPKRLGVTPPLRRRRPAAPGPADTKEA
- the ruvA gene encoding Holliday junction branch migration protein RuvA, encoding MIAFVSGPVAAVAPDTAVIEVGGIGMALQCTPATLAGLRVGQQARLATSLVVREDSLTLYGFADDDERQVFELLQTASGVGPRLAQAMLAVHSPDALRLAVSTGDEKALTAVPGIGKKGAQRLLLELKDRLGEPLGSAVPGARSAAAPGWSDQLHTALVGLGYATREADEAVAAVTPQAEETVAAGGKPQVAQLLRAALQTLNRTR
- the ruvB gene encoding Holliday junction branch migration DNA helicase RuvB, which produces MNWDETPSATADDAPPGPGGRLVGADADGDDQAVEAALRPKDLGEFVGQERVREQLDLVLKAARQRGGTADHVLLSGAPGLGKTTLSMIIAAEMAAPIRITSGPAIQHAGDLAAILSSLAEGEVLFLDEIHRMSRPAEEMLYMAMEDFRVDVIVGKGPGATAIPLELPPFTLVGATTRAGLLPPPLRDRFGFTGHMEFYAPAELERVIHRSAGLLDVTIEAEGACEIAGRSRGTPRIANRLLRRVRDYAQVKADGVITREIAASALAVYDVDERGLDRLDRAVLSALLKLFGGGPVGLSTLAVAVGEERETVEEVAEPFLVREGLLARTPRGRIGTPAAWAHLGLTPPPQTAGGGQAGLFEA
- the secF gene encoding protein translocase subunit SecF; this translates as MSRLGTLGARLYRGEVGYDFVGKRKIWYGISILITITAIVGLAVRGLNMGIEFSGGAVFTTPNTKVSASDLRQTAEDASGGHTVVVQELGRGGLRIQISELGTKEALPVQENLAKELGVETSKIDTQLVGPSWGEQIASKAWQGLAIFMVLVVIYLAIAFEWRMALAALIALIHDLTITVGVYALVGFEVTPGTVIGLLTILGYSLYDTVVVFDGLKEASKDLTKQTRFTYSEIANRSLNSTLVRSINTTIVALLPVGALLFIGGGLLGAGMLNDISLALFVGLAAGAYSSIFIATPLVADLKERDPKMKALAKRVKAKRAATAKAEAADSASDEEEAPDLEDAAAAPAGVVGQRRQPASRNRGRGRPSGKRR
- the yajC gene encoding preprotein translocase subunit YajC translates to MNIVTLLPFIVLIGAMFLMTRSAKNKQRQAQQMRNDMHPGTGVRTIGGMYATVKEVHDDTVLLEVAPGVHAIYAKNAVGAVLDDAEYNRIVHGIDPDEDADAADTPVVPDDASSLTEAADAGDGDSSADKADAADEADEKAGKTDVKKIDLGKDDAAAASTSEDEKRDGGTDAK